Proteins from a genomic interval of Trifolium pratense cultivar HEN17-A07 linkage group LG6, ARS_RC_1.1, whole genome shotgun sequence:
- the LOC123890554 gene encoding protein yippee-like At3g08990, with the protein MGRVFTITLEGNFYSCKHCQTPFALADDIVSKSFHCRYGKAYLFDNVVNVTVGEKENRMMITGLHTVVDIFCVTCGSIVGWKYETAYDKSQKYKEGKFILERYKVMGPDGSLYLVAQEDAEE; encoded by the exons ATGGGAAGAGTTTTCACTATCACTCTTGAAGGAAACTTCTATAGCTGCAAACATTGCCAGACACCTTTTGCCCTTGCTGATGATATCGTTTCCAAG TCTTTCCATTGCAGGTATGGGAAGGCTTATCTTTTTGATAACGT TGTGAATGTCACCGTCGGAGAGAAAGAAAATCGGATGATGATCACTGGATTGCACACTGTCGTCGACATATTCTGTGTTACGTGTGGGTCCATTGTTGGATGGAAATAT GAAACTGCTTATGATAAGTCTCAGAAGTACAAAGAAGGAAAGTTTATCCTTGAAAG GTATAAGGTGATGGGGCCTGATGGAAGCCTCTACTTGGTTGCTCAAGAAGATGCTGAAGAGTGA